A region from the Alphaproteobacteria bacterium genome encodes:
- a CDS encoding YfiR family protein, with amino-acid sequence MRVSICCNIFLLIIEMMLCLMPQAQAATTSENQVKAVWVYTLIDWVAWRNQTHVGRVNVCSIGKDGVVINLISLNKTYAKKAIIIPKDPDADLSGCLIVYIAESEINMYEEILRRISNDSILTISSIKDFSVHMGMIELVTKAKNVHLKINLATAIKSGIIIDSDVRSLSEVVE; translated from the coding sequence GTGCGCGTTTCTATTTGTTGTAATATTTTTTTGCTGATTATTGAGATGATGCTCTGTTTAATGCCGCAAGCTCAAGCAGCCACTACATCTGAAAATCAAGTTAAGGCTGTCTGGGTGTATACTCTGATTGATTGGGTTGCTTGGAGAAATCAGACGCATGTAGGAAGAGTCAATGTATGTAGCATTGGCAAGGATGGTGTAGTTATTAATCTAATTTCCTTGAACAAAACATATGCCAAAAAAGCTATTATAATACCCAAGGATCCTGATGCAGATTTAAGTGGTTGTCTTATCGTTTATATCGCAGAATCGGAAATAAATATGTATGAAGAAATTCTGAGAAGAATTAGTAATGATTCAATTCTAACTATCTCGAGTATTAAAGACTTTTCTGTTCATATGGGAATGATAGAATTGGTTACTAAAGCAAAGAATGTTCATCTAAAAATTAATTTAGCAACGGCAATAAAATCAGGCATAATTATCGATAGTGATGTACGGTCATTATCTGAAGTAGTAGAATAA
- a CDS encoding methyltransferase domain-containing protein — translation MAIQDIYIVENNNEGERLENKVLPKQLVDDFFPSYMPRNSIIVDLGCGPGNITSAIEEKFQCKVIGLDNSAERINHARTKFTSQNIDFLHGNVYSLPFDDEKIDLVFSRFLLEHLREPLKAIAEMFRIIKPGGTILIQEIDYQYQGNYPEIGWPQEDVSSLLTLLRKSTGFDGNIGRKLYSYLFQAGFKDIDVSISGYNVFAGSISNNDLYQKTLEFQAIESNLKQMDLLQGEIASMKEKVLKYFLKEDSLSFSLLFHVKATKPF, via the coding sequence ATGGCAATTCAAGATATTTATATCGTAGAAAATAATAACGAAGGCGAAAGACTGGAAAATAAAGTTTTGCCCAAACAGTTAGTAGATGATTTCTTTCCTTCATATATGCCACGTAATTCAATCATCGTTGATTTGGGTTGTGGCCCCGGGAACATCACATCTGCTATAGAAGAAAAATTTCAATGTAAGGTAATTGGCCTTGATAATAGTGCCGAACGTATAAATCATGCAAGAACGAAATTTACTTCCCAAAATATTGATTTTTTGCATGGTAATGTATATAGCCTCCCTTTTGACGATGAAAAAATTGATTTAGTTTTTTCGAGATTTCTTCTTGAGCATCTCAGAGAGCCATTAAAAGCAATAGCAGAGATGTTTCGAATTATTAAACCAGGGGGAACGATTTTAATTCAGGAGATTGACTATCAGTACCAAGGTAATTATCCGGAGATAGGATGGCCGCAAGAGGACGTTTCATCTTTGTTGACACTTTTGAGGAAATCAACAGGCTTTGATGGTAACATTGGAAGAAAATTATATTCATACCTTTTCCAGGCGGGGTTTAAAGATATAGATGTAAGTATCTCTGGGTATAATGTTTTCGCTGGCTCAATTTCTAACAATGATCTTTATCAAAAAACATTAGAGTTTCAAGCCATTGAGTCTAACTTAAAACAAATGGATCTTCTTCAAGGAGAGATAGCCTCCATGAAGGAGAAAGTACTAAAATATTTCTTGAAAGAGGATAGTTTAAGTTTTTCTTTATTATTTCACGTTAAGGCCACCAAACCTTTCTAG
- a CDS encoding TonB-dependent receptor, with protein sequence MYRKSLLTALVGFIWLIHFAEYANSTDKILEELVQTEVTSVSKTPENPFQSAAAVYVLTRDDIERSGATTIPEALRLVPGLEVARSSSNQWSITARGFNGGFSNKLLVMIDGRTVYTPLFSGVYWGVQDTLLQDIKQIEVVLGPGGTLWGANAVNGVINIITEEAVNTQSKIISVKYGIEEQGTVEGRYGGRINDNLFYRVYAKHADRNDLRSLNNDPAHDEWDMSKSGFRADYTPSESDNFTYQGDIYYSNQDLDLFLPNLPSKDRQMETLAASGGNFLTKWEHTQDSGATSTLQAYYDRTRFDYSQLDQTINTLDIDWQYNQTYSERHQIVWGLGYRLIFDNLRGSQNINFNPKSDYFNIFSTFLQDKITLKENLFFTLGSKFEHNDFSGFEIEPTARVSWLPTHNQTLWAAISRAVRTPSRAEASINLTADTFGGFAYVNQHGSNQFDSESMLAYEVGYRVKPSNDTSLNASIFYDDYSHLRSAEIGTPTAEPRGLTIPIIPLNLGFGEAYGFELSGDWHISPRWKLTSGYTFLELTLHTKAGSTDSELQKDENRSPQNQFNLRSQLNLPHDIQWDVMGYYVGSIKATDNNGVLVDIPSYFRLDTRLGWRFSPNLSFDLVGQNLLDSRHPEFSGALFSVSEQVERSAYGKVTFKF encoded by the coding sequence ATGTACAGAAAGTCATTGCTTACGGCTCTAGTAGGGTTTATATGGCTTATTCATTTTGCCGAATATGCTAATTCTACAGACAAAATCCTTGAAGAATTGGTTCAAACCGAAGTTACTTCTGTTTCTAAAACACCGGAAAATCCATTTCAGTCAGCTGCAGCAGTTTATGTACTAACAAGAGACGATATCGAACGCTCTGGAGCAACAACTATCCCAGAAGCACTTAGATTAGTACCAGGCCTTGAGGTTGCACGCTCAAGCTCAAATCAATGGTCAATTACAGCCAGAGGATTTAATGGCGGATTCTCAAATAAATTATTGGTCATGATTGATGGCCGAACAGTTTATACCCCATTGTTCTCGGGAGTTTACTGGGGAGTACAAGACACATTGCTTCAGGATATCAAACAAATTGAGGTCGTTCTTGGGCCTGGTGGTACTCTATGGGGAGCCAATGCGGTGAATGGTGTAATTAACATTATTACTGAGGAAGCGGTTAATACCCAATCAAAAATAATCTCTGTAAAATATGGAATCGAAGAACAAGGAACTGTTGAAGGACGTTATGGAGGTAGAATTAACGATAATTTATTCTATCGTGTCTACGCAAAACATGCTGACCGAAATGATCTACGTAGTTTGAATAATGATCCCGCTCACGATGAGTGGGACATGTCCAAATCGGGCTTTAGAGCGGACTATACACCGTCTGAATCAGATAATTTCACCTACCAAGGTGACATTTACTATAGCAATCAAGATCTTGATTTATTTCTTCCCAATCTTCCTTCAAAAGATAGACAAATGGAAACATTGGCTGCAAGTGGTGGAAATTTTCTTACTAAATGGGAACACACTCAGGATAGCGGAGCAACAAGTACACTTCAAGCATACTATGATAGAACAAGATTTGATTACTCACAACTTGATCAAACAATCAATACACTTGATATAGATTGGCAATATAACCAAACATATTCTGAACGTCATCAAATTGTATGGGGGCTTGGTTATAGATTGATTTTTGATAATTTGAGAGGAAGCCAAAATATAAATTTCAATCCCAAAAGTGACTATTTTAATATTTTCAGCACGTTTCTCCAAGACAAGATCACGCTTAAGGAAAATCTATTTTTTACACTTGGTTCAAAGTTTGAACATAATGACTTCAGTGGTTTTGAAATTGAACCAACAGCAAGAGTCAGTTGGCTACCTACACATAATCAAACTTTATGGGCAGCCATATCTCGTGCAGTTAGAACACCGAGCCGTGCTGAAGCCAGTATTAATCTTACCGCAGACACATTTGGCGGATTTGCTTATGTCAACCAGCACGGTAGCAATCAATTTGATTCTGAATCAATGCTTGCTTATGAGGTTGGCTATAGAGTAAAACCTTCTAACGATACATCATTGAATGCATCCATTTTCTATGATGACTACAGTCATCTTCGCAGTGCCGAAATAGGCACACCAACCGCTGAACCTAGAGGCCTTACAATTCCTATAATACCTCTCAATTTGGGGTTCGGCGAAGCGTATGGCTTTGAGTTATCGGGTGATTGGCATATCTCGCCACGTTGGAAACTGACAAGTGGATATACTTTCCTTGAATTAACGTTACATACAAAAGCCGGAAGCACAGATAGTGAATTACAGAAAGATGAAAATCGTTCACCACAAAATCAGTTCAATCTCCGCTCACAATTAAATTTACCGCATGATATACAGTGGGACGTTATGGGATACTATGTGGGCAGTATAAAAGCCACGGACAACAACGGAGTTCTTGTTGATATCCCATCATACTTTAGATTGGATACCAGGTTGGGATGGCGATTCTCACCTAATTTATCATTTGATTTAGTAGGACAAAATTTACTAGATTCACGACATCCAGAATTTTCAGGTGCGCTTTTTTCTGTTTCAGAACAAGTGGAACGAAGCGCTTATGGGAAAGTTACTTTCAAATTTTGA
- a CDS encoding Nramp family divalent metal transporter, with translation MFKYRLPKTATAPFCPSQIHSTVAVPPGASTWLRFKRYSGIGLLISVGYMDPGNWATDLEAGSTFGYGLLFVVLLSSLVAMVLQTLCVRLGVATGKDLAACCRERFPPALNSALWLAAEVAIIACDIAEVLGTALALKLLLGLPLGIGILLTALDTVIVLVLQGKGVLTVEAIVTGLVGTIAAAFFIEILLSQPVWGDVVKGLVPDAQLLLNHESMFIAIGILGATVMPHNLYLHSSAVGTRTIAHTDSAKSDAIMLMNADVLLSLTLAFFINAAILVLASSAFHMSGFTNITDIGDAHTLLKPLLGTAAPILFALALLASGQSSTLTGTIAGQVILEGFLDLHIPCWQRRLITRTLAIIPAWIGVMMLGDGGLSQLLVLSQIILSMQLPFAVVPLILFCSNREMMQQWKLSCLMQIVCWGIAASIILANGILLYQTFF, from the coding sequence ATGTTTAAATATAGGTTGCCCAAAACAGCTACGGCCCCTTTTTGTCCATCACAAATTCACAGCACGGTGGCTGTGCCGCCTGGTGCTTCGACCTGGCTTCGGTTTAAGCGTTACAGTGGTATTGGTTTGCTGATTTCGGTGGGGTATATGGATCCAGGCAATTGGGCAACCGATCTGGAGGCTGGTTCAACATTTGGTTATGGTTTGCTGTTTGTGGTATTGCTGTCGAGTTTAGTGGCCATGGTGCTGCAAACCCTGTGCGTACGCTTAGGCGTGGCTACCGGTAAAGATCTGGCGGCCTGTTGCCGGGAAAGGTTTCCTCCTGCGTTAAATAGTGCGCTATGGTTGGCGGCTGAGGTTGCAATTATCGCCTGCGACATTGCCGAAGTGTTAGGCACAGCGCTGGCACTTAAATTATTATTGGGCTTGCCATTGGGCATTGGCATTCTGCTTACGGCCCTGGATACGGTTATCGTATTGGTCTTACAGGGAAAGGGCGTTTTAACGGTTGAGGCGATCGTAACGGGGCTTGTGGGAACCATAGCGGCAGCGTTTTTTATTGAAATTTTACTGAGCCAACCTGTGTGGGGTGATGTTGTTAAAGGATTGGTGCCGGATGCGCAGTTGTTATTGAATCACGAAAGCATGTTTATTGCGATTGGGATTTTAGGGGCAACCGTGATGCCGCATAATCTGTATCTTCATTCCTCAGCGGTTGGAACACGGACCATCGCGCATACGGACAGCGCTAAAAGTGATGCAATCATGCTTATGAATGCGGATGTGTTGTTATCGTTAACCTTAGCCTTTTTTATCAATGCGGCGATTCTGGTGCTGGCTTCCAGTGCGTTCCATATGAGTGGTTTTACGAATATCACCGATATAGGTGATGCCCATACCTTGCTCAAACCATTATTAGGGACGGCCGCTCCCATTCTTTTTGCGTTAGCATTGCTGGCATCGGGCCAAAGTTCAACATTAACAGGAACCATCGCCGGGCAGGTGATCCTTGAAGGGTTTCTCGATCTGCATATTCCCTGTTGGCAAAGACGGTTAATAACCAGAACCCTGGCCATTATACCTGCCTGGATCGGGGTGATGATGTTGGGTGATGGAGGATTAAGTCAGTTGCTGGTTTTAAGCCAGATTATTCTGAGTATGCAGCTACCTTTTGCAGTCGTGCCTTTGATTTTGTTTTGCAGCAATCGCGAAATGATGCAGCAATGGAAATTATCGTGTTTGATGCAGATAGTTTGCTGGGGAATAGCGGCATCGATCATCCTTGCTAATGGGATATTGCTCTATCAGACGTTCTTTTGA
- a CDS encoding MBOAT family protein, protein MLFHSHLFLFGFLPVLLLGFFVLGRFNPKWAAAWLGLGSLFFYGFWSIKALPLLLGSIIVNYMFGLKLARPSSPDNAHARKSYLIFALILNLGLLGFFKYAHFFIENTNQLLEAADLHLLPTLTLILPIGISFFTFTQIAFLVDCYQGKVRETSFIHYLVFVTYFPHLIAGPVLHHLQMMPQFSKPDTYRVNADKIALGIAIIAIGLAKKMLVADPLGEYANTLFNAVPHDLHPTLWVSWLGVLSYTMQIYFDFSGYSDMAIGLSLLFGIYLPINFNSPYKATSMIDFWRRWHISLSSFLRDYLYFPLGGNQKGKVRRYVNLLVTMILGGLWHGASWTFVLWGAAHGLFLVINHAWRTFIGSERTYLSLVAKTVSWPVTFLSVCFTWVIFRANSVSEALPIYKGMLGLNGIGTSAQINPGILAYILIALVIALRFKNTQELFSLHEKTQSDHTVTQSHNTLFSLSIALIAIVLFWISVLKIGGSSPFLYFQF, encoded by the coding sequence ATGCTTTTTCATTCGCATCTATTCCTATTTGGATTTTTGCCCGTTTTGTTGTTAGGCTTTTTTGTATTAGGTCGTTTTAACCCTAAATGGGCTGCTGCATGGCTGGGACTTGGTTCGCTATTCTTCTATGGATTCTGGAGTATTAAAGCCCTGCCGTTATTGCTGGGCTCGATCATCGTAAACTATATGTTTGGTTTAAAACTAGCGCGCCCCTCTTCTCCTGATAACGCTCATGCGAGAAAATCATATCTTATCTTCGCGCTTATACTTAATTTAGGGTTGCTTGGTTTTTTCAAATACGCCCATTTCTTTATTGAAAATACCAACCAGTTACTGGAAGCCGCCGATCTTCATCTGCTACCTACACTCACCCTTATTTTACCGATAGGGATTTCGTTTTTTACCTTTACGCAAATCGCCTTCCTGGTTGATTGCTATCAAGGTAAGGTCCGAGAAACCAGCTTTATCCATTACCTGGTATTCGTGACCTATTTTCCGCATTTAATCGCCGGACCGGTGCTTCACCATTTGCAAATGATGCCCCAATTTAGTAAGCCCGACACCTATCGCGTTAATGCAGATAAAATTGCTCTAGGAATAGCTATTATCGCTATTGGTCTTGCCAAAAAAATGTTAGTTGCCGATCCTTTAGGTGAATATGCCAATACATTATTTAACGCAGTCCCTCACGATCTCCACCCGACCTTATGGGTCTCATGGTTAGGTGTATTATCGTACACCATGCAGATTTATTTTGATTTTTCCGGCTATTCAGACATGGCGATTGGTTTATCCCTCTTGTTTGGTATTTATCTACCTATTAATTTTAATTCTCCGTATAAGGCTACCAGTATGATCGATTTCTGGAGGCGCTGGCATATTTCTTTGTCTTCGTTTCTGCGCGATTATCTTTACTTCCCATTGGGGGGTAATCAAAAAGGCAAAGTCAGGCGTTATGTTAATTTACTAGTTACCATGATCCTGGGAGGGTTATGGCATGGCGCCAGTTGGACCTTCGTTTTATGGGGGGCTGCTCATGGATTATTTTTGGTCATTAATCATGCCTGGCGCACATTCATCGGATCTGAAAGAACCTATCTTTCCCTTGTGGCAAAGACCGTGAGCTGGCCTGTTACTTTTTTAAGCGTTTGCTTTACATGGGTTATTTTCAGAGCCAACAGCGTTAGCGAAGCATTGCCTATTTATAAAGGGATGCTTGGCCTCAACGGAATCGGCACATCCGCGCAAATCAATCCCGGTATCCTTGCCTACATTCTCATTGCACTGGTGATAGCGCTTAGGTTTAAAAATACGCAGGAACTCTTCTCATTACACGAAAAAACCCAATCCGATCACACCGTTACCCAATCTCACAACACCTTATTCTCCTTATCCATTGCTCTCATTGCTATTGTGTTATTTTGGATATCGGTTCTTAAGATCGGCGGTTCCAGTCCCTTTTTATATTTTCAGTTTTAA
- a CDS encoding alpha/beta hydrolase, whose translation MYLYLKHLFVSITLLCVLSSCDGTTLLNAVIPHSGYTLKQNIAYGNKSRQMLDIYIPQQQAASKAVILFFYGGSWQHGSKDQYLFVAQSLASKGYITVIADYRLFPEYYFPDFVEDGAQAFVWLHHHIKEYGGNPDQLFIMGHSAGGHIAAMLSVNEQYIKAAGGERSWIKGMIGLAGPYDFLPFVDPNVKALFSKVTDTNTQPITFVGPNTPPMLLLTGDADRDVLPKNTLNLTTKLRQYHNPVSTHVYPGVTHKGIILALAHGFHKKAPVLDDIIAFIEGQNNHTNR comes from the coding sequence ATGTATCTCTATTTAAAACATCTTTTCGTTTCGATCACCCTGTTATGTGTCCTAAGTAGCTGTGACGGGACCACCCTTTTAAATGCTGTAATACCGCATTCTGGTTATACATTAAAACAGAATATTGCTTACGGAAACAAGTCCCGCCAGATGCTGGATATTTATATTCCTCAACAGCAGGCTGCCTCTAAAGCTGTCATCTTGTTTTTCTACGGTGGATCATGGCAACATGGCAGCAAAGATCAGTATCTTTTTGTTGCGCAATCGCTTGCCAGCAAAGGTTACATCACCGTGATAGCTGATTACCGGCTTTTTCCTGAATATTATTTTCCTGACTTTGTCGAAGATGGCGCTCAAGCCTTTGTATGGTTACATCATCATATTAAGGAATATGGGGGCAATCCCGATCAATTATTTATCATGGGACATTCAGCAGGAGGACACATTGCCGCCATGCTGAGCGTCAATGAACAGTATATCAAGGCTGCTGGAGGCGAGCGCTCATGGATTAAAGGCATGATCGGACTGGCTGGTCCTTATGATTTTTTGCCTTTTGTCGATCCTAACGTAAAAGCACTGTTTAGCAAAGTAACCGATACCAACACTCAACCCATTACGTTTGTTGGTCCAAACACCCCACCAATGTTACTGCTCACTGGCGATGCCGACCGTGATGTTCTCCCTAAAAACACCCTCAACTTAACCACCAAACTACGCCAATACCATAACCCCGTTAGCACTCATGTTTATCCGGGCGTTACACACAAAGGCATTATACTGGCTTTAGCCCATGGGTTTCATAAAAAAGCACCGGTGCTTGATGATATCATTGCGTTTATTGAAGGGCAGAACAATCACACCAACCGTTAA